A genomic window from Treponema maltophilum ATCC 51939 includes:
- a CDS encoding phytoene desaturase family protein: MPKYDAVVIGAGNGGLAAACRMALAGKKTLLVERHNLPGGCASSFRRGRFEFETALHEICEWGTAENPGGCRKTVVNDFGLNIIWHRIPDNFRVITTASDGKTHIDATLPCGIENFVNEMERLVPGCRESIQNLFDLGTEFHAAGDYSLSVAGKTDPVYMKKHFPNFLRLGSYSVNRVFKAMKMPKLAQDIMNTYWGYLGVDADHLSFLQYVNMLWLYVTHGAWIPDKTSNELTTGMLECFRKFGGEVWMNCTATRILFDDNKAVRGVETTCGTVNTRYILCNMNQNMVYATMCPPEVVPERMVKLGNARTYSARMFIVYLGLDVSAEELGIHDYTIFLPTSADTVKEYEAGKRRETNCNQVMVCYNVINPNFSPQGTCVISLTSAFMDDDWANVEQDDYVNTKTAFAEKLINLFEERTGYIIKPYIEEIEIATPWTMCNYVNTPQGAAYGFELKDWDSMMPRMMMMGSEFPIKGLKFVGAASIRGDGYNSAIFSGDTLAKKTLAEMKAEEV, from the coding sequence ATGCCGAAATATGATGCTGTCGTAATCGGTGCCGGTAACGGAGGCTTGGCAGCCGCCTGTCGAATGGCTTTGGCAGGGAAAAAGACTCTTCTTGTTGAGCGTCATAATCTTCCGGGAGGTTGTGCTTCAAGCTTTCGCAGAGGGCGTTTTGAATTTGAAACGGCTTTACATGAAATATGCGAATGGGGAACTGCCGAGAATCCGGGCGGTTGCAGAAAAACGGTTGTGAATGATTTCGGGCTGAATATTATTTGGCACCGAATTCCTGACAATTTCCGTGTGATTACAACCGCAAGTGACGGAAAGACACATATCGATGCAACATTACCTTGCGGTATAGAAAATTTTGTAAATGAGATGGAGCGGCTTGTACCGGGGTGTCGTGAATCCATACAGAACCTCTTTGATCTCGGCACGGAATTTCATGCGGCCGGTGATTATTCATTGAGCGTTGCCGGCAAGACAGACCCCGTGTATATGAAAAAACATTTTCCGAATTTTTTACGCCTCGGGAGCTACAGTGTAAATCGTGTTTTTAAAGCTATGAAAATGCCGAAGCTTGCTCAAGATATTATGAATACATACTGGGGATATTTAGGCGTAGATGCCGATCATTTGTCTTTTTTGCAGTATGTAAATATGCTTTGGCTATATGTTACTCACGGTGCTTGGATCCCCGACAAGACCAGTAACGAACTGACCACGGGAATGCTTGAATGCTTCCGTAAATTTGGAGGGGAAGTTTGGATGAACTGTACTGCGACACGGATTCTTTTTGATGATAATAAGGCTGTACGAGGTGTTGAGACTACTTGCGGGACAGTGAATACACGCTATATTTTATGCAATATGAATCAAAATATGGTCTATGCAACAATGTGTCCTCCCGAGGTTGTCCCGGAACGCATGGTCAAACTCGGTAATGCCAGAACTTATTCAGCCCGCATGTTTATCGTCTATTTGGGGCTTGATGTAAGTGCAGAGGAGCTCGGTATTCATGACTATACTATTTTCCTTCCGACTTCTGCCGATACGGTAAAAGAATATGAGGCCGGGAAACGCAGAGAAACTAATTGTAATCAGGTTATGGTTTGTTATAATGTAATTAATCCGAATTTCTCTCCTCAGGGCACTTGTGTTATTTCTCTAACCAGCGCATTTATGGATGACGACTGGGCAAATGTGGAGCAGGATGATTATGTAAACACCAAGACTGCTTTTGCAGAAAAACTTATTAACCTTTTTGAAGAACGTACGGGTTATATAATAAAGCCATATATTGAAGAAATAGAGATAGCAACTCCTTGGACAATGTGTAACTATGTAAACACGCCACAGGGTGCTGCTTATGGTTTTGAGTTAAAAGATTGGGATAGCATGATGCCGCGTATGATGATGATGGGCAGTGAATTTCCTATTAAGGGGCTGAAGTTTGTCGGTGCGGCAAGTATTCGAGGAGACGGATACAATTCCGCGATATTCAGCGGGGATACGCTTGCAAAAAAGACTCTTGCGGAAATGAAGGCAGAGGAGGTTTAA
- a CDS encoding iron-sulfur cluster-binding domain-containing protein — MTKKCNYKINVIGALDMLRFKNMPKFREAAIEAAPATPLPKSFITNEKAKQRHPEKQHVVISEIRNCGVDTKIIILKTEHNEPLASFRAGQYISVSLSIGGVTTTRPYSLCSSPLDAKHGEYHIMVKRNDAGFASLYIHDKWKVGQKLIISGPQGHLYYERPRDEKKVVALAGGSGITPFIGMAYALRDKLEDFELIILYGSRKEEDITYRKELDEVCAVCDKVKVIYVLSDEDKQGFEHGFITADLIKKYGGNAFSVFMCGPQAMYNFLDKELEKLSLRKKLVRRELFGMIKDPWNQPGYPMEIRRKVFNLTVIQCGKEYNISASADEPLLVAIERAGIIAPARCRSGECGWCRSKLLSGNVYVPLKTDGRRAADIEFNYIHPCSSFAMSDAVLEVPMSTQV, encoded by the coding sequence ATGACAAAAAAGTGTAACTATAAGATTAATGTAATAGGCGCACTGGATATGCTCCGGTTTAAGAATATGCCGAAGTTCCGTGAAGCTGCGATCGAAGCTGCTCCTGCAACTCCTCTGCCGAAGAGTTTTATTACGAATGAAAAAGCAAAACAACGTCATCCCGAAAAACAACATGTTGTTATTTCCGAAATTCGTAATTGTGGGGTTGACACAAAAATAATCATATTAAAAACCGAACATAACGAACCGCTTGCATCTTTTCGTGCCGGCCAGTATATCAGCGTATCACTTTCTATCGGCGGAGTTACGACAACCCGTCCTTATTCGCTTTGCTCTTCCCCCCTCGATGCAAAACACGGTGAATATCACATAATGGTTAAGCGCAACGATGCGGGCTTTGCCAGTTTGTATATTCACGACAAATGGAAAGTCGGCCAAAAACTCATTATTTCAGGTCCGCAAGGCCATCTGTATTATGAAAGACCTCGAGATGAAAAAAAAGTTGTAGCTCTGGCCGGCGGCTCCGGGATAACGCCTTTCATAGGAATGGCTTATGCACTAAGGGATAAGCTTGAGGATTTCGAGCTGATTATTCTATATGGTTCACGAAAGGAAGAAGATATTACTTATAGAAAAGAGCTTGATGAAGTATGTGCCGTCTGCGATAAAGTAAAAGTAATTTATGTGCTATCCGACGAGGATAAACAAGGCTTTGAACACGGTTTTATAACAGCGGATTTAATAAAAAAATACGGCGGAAATGCATTCAGCGTGTTCATGTGCGGCCCACAGGCTATGTATAACTTTCTCGATAAAGAACTTGAAAAGCTTTCTTTACGCAAAAAACTTGTTCGAAGAGAACTGTTCGGAATGATAAAAGATCCTTGGAATCAACCGGGTTATCCTATGGAAATACGCCGGAAAGTTTTTAATCTCACAGTTATCCAATGCGGTAAAGAATATAATATTTCCGCTTCTGCCGATGAACCTCTGCTTGTGGCGATCGAGCGAGCCGGTATTATTGCTCCGGCACGTTGCCGTAGCGGTGAGTGCGGGTGGTGTCGTTCAAAGCTTCTTTCGGGTAATGTATATGTTCCCCTAAAAACCGACGGGCGCCGTGCTGCGGACATAGAATTTAATTATATTCATCCATGTTCCAGTTTTGCAATGTCCGATGCGGTACTGGAAGTTCCGATGTCGACACAAGTTTGA
- a CDS encoding helix-turn-helix transcriptional regulator: MDSQDLIKLRYFYCSGKLRVKNIRLFTRSKDRNEEAYQTVLNAFMFPLRGRADICLDNQRFAASEGTLIYATSGHKIGFKVKSAEDFVYFNIYHNDVYDKNFCVSLSNYGAYIHDIQTYLAETSADELREYFIRERFLSSVFKKLFELEDFTDFRQFGIIEKAEHYLSENFSEAISLGDIASALHVSANSISYLYKKYRNETIKNRIIELRLKKAIDLIAHNNYSIKKAALEVGFNDPLYFSRLFKSKIGYSPNELRKT, encoded by the coding sequence ATGGACAGCCAAGACTTAATCAAGCTGCGGTATTTTTATTGCAGCGGCAAGTTGCGGGTTAAAAATATTCGCTTGTTTACCCGCTCAAAAGACAGAAACGAAGAAGCCTACCAAACCGTACTCAACGCTTTTATGTTCCCGCTGCGGGGCAGGGCCGACATTTGTTTGGACAATCAGCGGTTTGCGGCTTCGGAAGGAACACTGATTTACGCAACGTCCGGCCATAAAATCGGATTTAAAGTAAAAAGCGCCGAGGACTTTGTATATTTTAACATCTATCACAACGACGTGTATGATAAAAATTTTTGCGTCTCCTTGAGCAACTACGGTGCGTACATTCACGACATTCAAACCTACCTTGCCGAAACGTCGGCCGACGAATTGCGGGAATATTTTATACGCGAACGCTTTCTTTCTTCCGTATTTAAAAAGCTGTTTGAACTTGAAGATTTTACCGATTTTCGGCAATTCGGAATTATCGAGAAGGCGGAGCATTATTTAAGCGAGAATTTCAGTGAAGCCATTTCGCTCGGCGATATCGCTTCTGCCCTGCACGTAAGTGCAAATTCCATTTCGTATTTATATAAAAAATACCGCAACGAAACGATAAAAAACCGCATTATAGAACTCAGATTAAAAAAAGCAATCGATTTGATCGCCCATAATAATTATTCGATAAAAAAAGCCGCATTGGAAGTCGGCTTTAACGATCCCTTGTATTTCAGCAGGCTGTTTAAATCGAAGATCGGGTATTCGCCGAACGAACTGCGCAAAACCTGA
- a CDS encoding ABC transporter substrate-binding protein encodes MKAKKLFAITAAALLLSSLLTAAETLYPLTVTIFDASGKEMRQTVSKRPTRVVTSNVSSTEILLKLGLKDTIIGILKPDNKITNEYAADFASFKVIGDKKSLSKEAVLAARPDIIVGRDKLFNAKALGTVAELNAAGIAAVPQKASVTGINPVLETVLEDIQTYGKIFNAQDKAAELTAQLAARIKETDALVRSKAKGTQKVLAMTNFNGNVFGSFDVSTGLQGNVLARLKLVPALDKPANELGLENLVSMNPDIIFYITADRNAKNDPTAIQNLRINGALANVTAIKNNAIIAIAYDDFMDYGVRTIEIYSKLAKALYGN; translated from the coding sequence ATGAAAGCAAAAAAACTTTTTGCGATAACGGCTGCAGCGCTGCTGTTATCTTCGCTTTTAACCGCGGCCGAAACCTTGTACCCGCTGACGGTTACGATATTCGACGCAAGCGGCAAAGAAATGCGGCAAACCGTTTCCAAGCGGCCGACAAGGGTCGTTACGTCAAACGTATCTTCCACCGAAATCCTGCTTAAATTGGGATTAAAAGATACGATAATCGGCATTCTAAAGCCCGACAACAAAATTACGAACGAATACGCCGCGGATTTCGCCTCGTTTAAAGTAATCGGCGACAAAAAAAGCTTGTCGAAAGAAGCGGTTTTGGCCGCCCGGCCGGACATAATCGTCGGACGCGATAAGCTGTTCAACGCAAAAGCGCTCGGAACCGTCGCCGAATTGAATGCAGCCGGCATCGCGGCCGTGCCGCAAAAGGCGAGCGTTACCGGCATAAATCCCGTTCTTGAAACGGTGCTCGAAGACATACAAACCTACGGAAAAATCTTCAACGCTCAAGACAAAGCCGCCGAACTGACGGCGCAGCTTGCCGCACGCATTAAAGAAACCGACGCGCTGGTGCGCTCGAAAGCAAAGGGCACGCAAAAGGTTTTGGCAATGACGAATTTTAACGGCAACGTTTTCGGTTCCTTCGATGTTTCAACGGGGCTGCAGGGCAACGTTTTGGCACGGCTCAAGCTCGTTCCGGCCTTGGACAAGCCGGCAAACGAATTGGGTCTTGAAAACCTTGTAAGCATGAACCCCGACATTATCTTTTACATTACGGCCGACCGAAACGCCAAAAACGATCCCACCGCCATACAAAACCTGCGTATAAACGGTGCTTTGGCAAACGTCACGGCGATAAAAAACAACGCCATTATAGCGATCGCTTACGACGATTTTATGGATTACGGCGTCAGAACGATAGAGATTTATTCGAAACTTGCAAAAGCGTTGTATGGTAATTGA
- a CDS encoding ABC transporter ATP-binding protein: MKDTAETAAFEIKDLEITLGGKRILKGITLDILNGNNYCLVGPNGSGKSTMLNILTQHLSKYGGTVLYAGKDLKKYSKKELAQTLAYVPQFDAGAFDFTVYEYVMLGRNPHKGLFDKDTEEDDRIVSHILQKTNLADLENRSILTLSGGEKQRAILARALVQEPDVLILDEPSNHLDITNQIKLMNLIVSQQITTVTALHDLNLASQFFGKLIVLKEGLIYAHGNTADIINPHMIRDVYHLNSEIEFNRKTGHIDISFYNQEDI; this comes from the coding sequence GTGAAAGACACGGCTGAAACGGCGGCATTCGAAATAAAAGATTTGGAAATTACGCTGGGCGGCAAGCGGATTCTCAAAGGCATAACGCTCGATATTTTAAACGGAAACAATTACTGCCTCGTCGGCCCCAACGGGAGCGGCAAATCGACGATGCTGAATATTTTAACCCAGCACCTTTCCAAATACGGCGGCACCGTACTGTATGCGGGAAAAGATTTAAAAAAATATTCAAAAAAAGAGTTGGCGCAAACGCTTGCATACGTTCCTCAATTCGACGCCGGCGCATTCGATTTTACGGTATACGAATACGTCATGCTCGGACGAAATCCACATAAGGGCTTATTCGACAAAGACACCGAAGAAGACGACCGCATTGTATCGCATATTTTGCAAAAAACGAACCTTGCCGATTTGGAGAACCGAAGCATCCTGACGCTTTCCGGCGGAGAAAAACAGCGGGCAATCCTTGCACGAGCCTTGGTGCAGGAACCGGACGTCCTCATATTGGACGAGCCGAGCAATCATTTGGACATAACGAACCAAATCAAGCTGATGAACCTGATTGTTTCGCAGCAAATCACGACAGTGACGGCTTTGCATGACCTCAATTTGGCGTCGCAGTTTTTCGGCAAACTGATTGTGCTTAAGGAAGGACTCATTTATGCGCACGGCAACACCGCCGACATTATTAATCCGCACATGATCCGCGATGTGTATCATTTAAATTCCGAAATCGAATTTAACCGGAAAACCGGTCATATTGATATAAGCTTTTATAATCAGGAGGACATATGA
- a CDS encoding FecCD family ABC transporter permease — MLAIIAAFSLLSVMSGAVKIPFGDVVSVLSGNAEAVQNKSFSYIIFNLRIPRTVLAITVGSALALSGVVIQALVRTTLSEPYLLGVSSGAYLGAGIYFIFAVGSGALGNVGLSAFAFAGSLLSIVLVLVMSSINGKASMTKLILSGTIINAFFISIANFILTLYGTADGITGIKFWTMGSLAQANWENIRIPAGTTLICTIFFILTARSLNVFVQGDKAAQSLGLNTDRLRALLLIIVAILTSVIVSVSGIIGFAGLIVPHVCRMLFGTDHRKLIPVSVLTGAFFLLACDTVARTIIPNAEIPIGIITAIIGAPIFAVALIQSKYGQREG, encoded by the coding sequence ATGCTCGCAATTATCGCCGCGTTTTCGCTCCTTTCCGTTATGTCCGGCGCCGTCAAAATTCCCTTCGGCGATGTCGTCAGCGTCCTTTCGGGAAACGCGGAAGCCGTGCAAAACAAATCTTTTTCGTACATTATTTTCAATCTGCGGATTCCGAGAACCGTTTTGGCGATAACGGTCGGATCGGCGCTTGCGCTCAGCGGCGTCGTGATTCAGGCGCTCGTGCGCACAACCCTGTCGGAACCGTATTTGTTGGGCGTTTCGTCGGGAGCGTATTTGGGTGCCGGTATTTATTTTATTTTTGCGGTAGGCTCCGGTGCGCTCGGCAATGTCGGACTGTCCGCTTTCGCCTTTGCCGGTTCGCTTTTATCGATTGTACTCGTGCTTGTTATGTCGTCGATTAACGGAAAAGCGTCGATGACAAAATTGATTTTGTCCGGCACGATTATTAACGCGTTTTTTATATCGATTGCAAACTTTATATTGACGCTTTACGGCACGGCGGACGGAATCACGGGCATCAAATTTTGGACTATGGGATCGCTCGCGCAGGCAAATTGGGAAAACATACGAATTCCCGCGGGAACGACGCTTATCTGCACGATCTTTTTTATTTTGACTGCGCGCAGCCTCAACGTGTTCGTTCAGGGCGATAAGGCGGCGCAAAGTTTGGGCTTAAACACCGACCGCTTGCGCGCACTTCTTCTGATCATCGTAGCGATATTGACCTCGGTTATCGTAAGCGTATCCGGCATCATCGGCTTTGCAGGCCTTATCGTTCCGCACGTTTGCAGAATGTTGTTCGGTACCGACCATAGAAAACTGATTCCCGTATCGGTATTGACGGGCGCTTTCTTTTTGCTTGCCTGCGATACGGTTGCCCGCACAATTATACCGAACGCGGAAATTCCCATCGGCATAATCACGGCAATCATCGGCGCGCCGATTTTCGCCGTTGCGCTCATACAAAGTAAATACGGGCAGAGGGAAGGATAA
- a CDS encoding AMP-dependent synthetase/ligase — protein MEQTVPKMLKDSAGKWPEIPAQYFKNTAGTFSFFTYKELLEKVLDFGAGLLSLGIKREENVGLISDNRYEWLQSSLGIMAIGAADVPRGCDASEKDLAYILAFADCKTVIAENAAQVLKIIGIKESLPALKRLICFESVGEDVARQCKKAKTDLLFFGDVTALGVDYRAKHPGKVEAELEKGTAEDIACIIFTSGTTGEPKGVMLCHRNFMAQLDELPERINLNPGERALCVLPVWHAFERACEYIILIQGAALCYSKPIGSIMLADFQALNPQVIPAVPRVFEALYEGICRAMRKAGGIVFILFGFFTDVAVLHTHIDRILFNKNARFKKTPQAPKWILLVLPWLLLYPLKLLGGLIIFKKIRIKLGNAFRGAVSGGGALPPVVDDFFAAVGIKLVEGYGLTETAPVVSVRPFYRPIFGTVGSPIRGVEARIVGEHGETLPAGHKGVVQIRGAIVMKGYYKKPDLTAKVIDKDGWFNTGDLGMLTIDNELVLRGRIKDTIVLRGGENVEPLPIEMKINESRFVFQSVVVGQDQKYLAALIVPSEEEVKAFAAEKGIAYDSYEKLLRNAEVKKLFDAELASLVNGKNGFKLFERINAFALLAKAFEPGVELSAKQEIMRFKIPELYAKELHALFR, from the coding sequence ATGGAGCAGACCGTTCCGAAAATGCTTAAAGATTCCGCCGGGAAATGGCCCGAAATTCCGGCACAATATTTTAAAAACACGGCGGGAACTTTTTCATTTTTTACGTACAAAGAGCTGCTCGAAAAAGTCCTCGATTTCGGGGCCGGTCTTTTGTCGCTCGGTATCAAGCGCGAAGAAAACGTCGGCTTGATTTCCGACAACCGCTATGAATGGCTCCAGTCCTCTTTGGGAATTATGGCGATCGGTGCGGCGGATGTTCCGCGCGGCTGCGATGCGTCGGAAAAAGACCTTGCGTATATTTTGGCGTTTGCGGACTGCAAAACGGTTATCGCCGAAAATGCCGCCCAAGTGCTTAAAATAATCGGCATAAAAGAATCGCTGCCGGCATTAAAGCGCCTCATCTGTTTTGAATCGGTCGGCGAAGATGTTGCGCGGCAATGCAAAAAGGCTAAAACGGATCTTTTGTTTTTCGGCGACGTTACGGCTTTGGGAGTCGACTACCGCGCAAAGCATCCGGGAAAGGTCGAAGCCGAGCTTGAAAAAGGCACGGCCGAGGATATCGCCTGTATTATTTTTACATCCGGCACAACCGGCGAGCCTAAGGGCGTTATGTTGTGTCACCGCAATTTTATGGCGCAGCTGGATGAACTTCCCGAGCGCATCAATTTGAACCCGGGAGAACGCGCCTTGTGCGTACTGCCCGTATGGCACGCATTCGAGCGCGCCTGCGAGTATATCATTCTTATTCAGGGCGCGGCTCTTTGCTATTCGAAGCCCATCGGAAGCATCATGCTTGCCGATTTTCAGGCATTAAATCCGCAGGTTATTCCGGCGGTTCCGCGCGTTTTTGAAGCGCTGTATGAAGGCATATGCCGCGCGATGCGCAAAGCCGGCGGAATCGTTTTTATACTGTTCGGTTTTTTTACGGACGTTGCGGTTTTGCACACGCACATCGATCGAATCTTATTCAACAAAAACGCCCGGTTCAAAAAAACGCCGCAAGCGCCCAAATGGATTTTGCTTGTACTGCCGTGGCTTTTGCTGTATCCGCTTAAACTGCTCGGCGGCCTGATTATCTTTAAAAAAATCCGTATAAAGTTGGGCAACGCGTTCCGCGGCGCCGTTTCCGGAGGAGGTGCGCTTCCTCCCGTTGTAGACGATTTTTTTGCCGCCGTCGGCATAAAGCTTGTGGAAGGGTACGGATTGACCGAAACCGCTCCCGTTGTTTCGGTACGACCTTTTTACCGGCCGATTTTCGGTACGGTCGGTTCTCCCATACGCGGCGTTGAAGCGCGTATTGTCGGCGAGCACGGCGAAACGCTTCCGGCCGGGCATAAGGGCGTCGTTCAAATACGCGGCGCAATCGTTATGAAAGGGTATTACAAAAAGCCCGATTTGACGGCCAAGGTTATCGATAAGGACGGCTGGTTCAATACCGGCGATTTGGGAATGCTTACGATAGACAACGAGCTCGTACTGCGCGGCCGCATAAAAGACACGATTGTGCTCCGCGGCGGTGAAAACGTCGAGCCGCTGCCGATCGAAATGAAAATCAACGAATCGCGCTTTGTGTTCCAATCGGTGGTTGTCGGGCAGGATCAAAAATATCTTGCGGCCCTCATCGTCCCTTCCGAAGAAGAAGTGAAAGCGTTTGCCGCCGAAAAGGGCATTGCGTACGACAGCTACGAAAAACTTTTGCGCAACGCCGAAGTTAAAAAACTGTTCGATGCCGAGTTGGCGTCTTTGGTGAACGGGAAAAACGGCTTTAAGCTGTTTGAACGCATAAACGCGTTTGCGCTGCTTGCAAAAGCGTTTGAACCCGGCGTCGAATTGTCGGCGAAGCAGGAAATTATGCGCTTTAAAATTCCCGAACTGTACGCGAAAGAGCTGCACGCGCTGTTCCGGTAA